In Candidatus Brocadia sp., the sequence AAACTGTTACAAATGATGTAATATTTAACTGATCTTATCAAATGCATCTTTACTAGCGCCACAAGAAGGACATACCCAACCTTCAGGCAAATTCTCAAAGGCCGTTCCAGGCTTAACGCCGTTATCCGGATCGCCCTTTTCAGGGTCATATACATATTCACACATACGACATTTCCATTTTGACATATTTTTCCTCCTTAAAGTTTTATTTATGCCTGTGATGACAATCGCACCTGCAATCTGCTTCTGGCTTTGATGGTAAATGCCCGCATATCTCACACTTCTTTTCTTTCGCAACTGCCTTACAGCCTACAAATACCGTATTTACTCCGACACCCAACATCAATGCACCCTAACAACCAGGCCATAACCAAACTTTCTTAACATTTTATTTCCTCCGCAAATTCATGGATTTAACCTGAAACTACTGAGGACATTCTCAGTAAAGTTGCCAAGCTTACAGAAAATTCACACCTCATACTTCCTCAATGATCTGTCTCATATAATTTTATTACTGATCAATTTTTACAAATAACACAGGTCATTCATTCACAGGTTTTTCAGTCAATAAAGAAAAAAAGCCTTACTGTAAAGATATTCTAAAAACATCTTCGGCAGTAAGGCTGTCTTTTATCCGGTGCAGCAAGGTTGTCTTATAACTACTTCCGTGTATGTTTAAAAGACCCTTTACTTTGCGCCTCCTGATCACTCAGGATTTGCCTTTATCGTACGGCCATCTATTACATCGCTTTGCTATTAAAAATGATTATTTATTATACTGTAATTAAACAAAATATTCCTTTATGTCAAGAACAAAAATCGAAAATGGTAATAAGGGAAAGATGTAATATTTCTGACACCTGACCATGGGGCACTATGAATGTCATCAGCTAATTTGCTCCATTAACGTAGAGTGGCAGATTTAACACCTTCAACTCCAACCACAAACTCGTCAGCCTTTTGAGCTTGTTCTGATAAATAATCGCAGATGTCAGATATAAGATTTATGCCCGGCGTAGTATGCGAATAACTGCCCTCCTTTTTTAATCAATTTGTTCTCCAGAAGACAAGCATGCTTCCTTCATCTGCGTATGGTGCGAACAATCGCGATCAATATTACCCCACCTATTAAAGCCGCAAAGATATTTCCAATCCAATTGGACGATAGTAGCCAAAACATTCTGAATATCCAGCCTCCAACTATGCCACCCAATGCCCCAATAGCCAGGAAGCCAATGAGGCTGTAGCCTCGTCCTTTTATCACCAGTCCTGTGAGCCAGCCAGCAATAATGCCACTGATAATCCAAATCGTGAAAAACAAAGTCGTCTCCCTTTTGACACTGAAATTATTTTAACCGAGAAATTGCCTCGTTGTAAGCATTCTTCAAGTCCTCCAAAGCAGTTTCCGTTCCAGACTTAAGTCCTTCCCATACATCACCACTTGCAGACTTGAGCTTCTCCAATTTGCTCCTTGCCTCTTTTTTATAAGACATCTAAAGTTTAAGCTCAACTAATTGCAAAGCCATGTTTCTTCTGAAAAATTACCCCCTTACTTTACCGAAGGTAATGAGTGGGATAATCAATGGATTTTAATTCACCACAATGGTTTTCTTTCATCTCTTTCTCCCTGTGGATTCTTTCATTTGTTCTTGTATCTGCATTTCTATCCACCTGGTTATGTTGCTGTGGGGCAATAGGGTTTTGCCACTAAAGATATAGGGAAGTCCTTTCAAAGCCGCCACAATTTCACTCTCTACACCCCCTGTGGCGAGTAAGTGCGGGATTACAATAACCATCCCTTCTTTGCCGCTCATCTCTACCATTGTTCTCAACTCTTGAATGGCTCTCTCTCTGATCTCTTCCGGGGCATCACTTCTCCATGTTGCAACCTTCACTTTCTTAAAGTTGCCTTTCTCACGAACGTAGTAAGCTAGCTTTTCCATATCAGCTAGCCAGAGTTTATTTTCCTTTTCATCATTGGGCCCATGCCCGGCCAGAATAACCGTTTCATTTGGCGGATTAGTGCTAAGCTCCATAGCCCTTTCGAGAAGAATTTCCGCAACGAGCATGCTATCATCCAAAGCGCCTGACATGCGAAACTTTATCTTGCTCTCTATCCTTGGTAAGGATTTAACCGTGGTAGTTTCGGGTAATTTCTCCTGAATACCCAGGATGTAACGGAAATTACCGATGATTGGGCTGTGAGAGGAGATAAAGAGTGGCACCACGATCACTTCAGAAATGCCCTTTTCTTCTAATTTCTGAACAGCTTCCTTTATGGTATCCGGATCGGCCATACCAAAGGCAATTTCCAGCGGATACTTATCAGTGAGTGGCTTTACCACTTCCAGGACAGAAGCATTCCACACGGGAAGTATCTCCGAATTGCTCTCTTCATGTACCCGTTCTCCGTGCATGTGATGTACTCCATGTGCAAGGACAAGCACACCTGGGTTCTCGGGCTGATCTACAGGTTGTACGTTAATTCCATTTCCTTCTGATTTTCCACTTCTTCCCATTTGACATTCTTTCACTCCTCCCGATTCCTCTCTCTGGAAAGCCACCCTTGCCTCTTGCCCTATGGTAACCTCTGTGCCTGCAACCATCTCCTTTTTCAGAATCTCTTGTCCATAGATTCTTGAAGCGTGGGAAAAACCCATAACCAGGAGGCCCAAAGAAATTCTGTACCAGAAAACAAATTTTCCCATCTCTTCTCTCCTGCTAAATCTTTATGTACTTTATTAACTGATCTGGAAAATCCTTTGTTTCGCGATAATCGTCTTAAATAAAAATAAAAAAGCCTTACCGCAAAGATATACACTTAAGTATCTTCGGCAGTAAGGCTATCTTTCTTTTATCCTGCCATTGCAGGACAAAAGTTTAAAGATCCTTTACTTTGCGTCCCCTGATTGCCCAGGGTTTGCCTTTATCGTAATGACTTATTTGTTTATATTAATAAGTTGCTTTACCCTTTTGGATGTAATAAAATGTTTTTTTGTTTTAAAAAGTTTATCTTGCTCGATTTCTACTGACTAAAATATAACATTTAATTTTTCAAAATCCAGTCCAAAACGTCTTGAGAAAAAATAAGTTATGAATAGGTCTTCACCGCGTCAATATTCCCCCGCTTGTCTCCCTGAAAATTTCAGACATCTGAGGAGTGATCTCTTCGGGCTTACCATGCAGGGCATTATGGAATTTTTTGGTGACGTTGAAAAAATCCCCGACACCTTTGATACAGTTCCATCGGGTGCCTTCCCCTAATTCTTGCAATAAAGGCACCATACGATTGAAAATCTCTGTTACACGCCACCAACAGCAGTTGAATTAATGTTCTGGATAAGTTTCTCCTGAAGTTTGCTTGCCAATAATCTCAATTCTTCAATGGTGTGGGGGGCCTGCGATGGATTCATATTCAGTAATCTTTGCCATTATTTCCCGAGGCTTTAGGGATTTTGAAATGTTACACTGGCAGGAAATTCTTCAGTGGGTTTGATGATAGATAACCGATCCTGGAACCGTTTTTATAAAGTCTCAGAACTCCTGCAGATTACTTGCCCTTAGCCCGTTAAGTTCTGGCATATGGGGTCTGCGTATAGAATCTAAATAGCTCTTTTGCTCTCTGTTAGGAACTCATTATTGTCCTCATCCTTTTGTTTATAAAGAAGTTCTAAAAACGACTTTACTTCTTCAGGAGAGTTGACATAATAATCAGCTGCGGATGTATCCGATGGTGTTCCCACAAAGATCATCAGTCTTTTCCCGCCCAAAGCAGTAAATACTTCTATATCTGCCTGATCATCGCCAAGATAAACAAGAAGTGCATCCCCGCTGAATTCTAATGGAAAATAATTGGTCAATAACCATTGAATTGTAGTTGCCTTATTCCACTTTACCGGCGGACGTATCTCGTAAACCATTTTTCCTGTACTCAGAGACAGGATTTTTCTCTCTAAATAAGGTTTTGTAATACTGTCAAGGGTCTTTGTTATGAATTCCACATCATTTGCTTTTTTGACCAACCGGTAATGCAAACTAATGGTATAGCCTTTATCTTCCAGGTATACCCCTTCAATATGTTTTAAAGATTTAAAGAGCCGCATATAAATGTGCCAGAGATTACAGCGTGCCTTTTTGGCCTCTGAACTGCTAAAGCGCACACCTGGTCCCTCCAGTTCAATTCCATGATTGGCGGCATATAAAATCCCTGGAATATTAACCAGTTTTTTTATCTGCCGGAGTGAACGCCCCGTTATTATGCCGAGGAAGAATGTTTTGTTCTGAGAATATTTTAATAAAATCTGACGTACTTCTTCTGAGAGTACAGCAAGGTCTGGATGTTCCCGGATAGGCGTTAAGGTACCGTCAAAATCCGTCAGAAGAATTATTTTCTTATGTGCCCGGAGAAGTTCGTTTATGGTCTGAATATGGTCGAAGGTGTATTTCATTGATGTAATTTGATTAGTTCATTCACAATACTTTGCCCCCAGTTGTATACATTATGTTCCAGCAGATGTTTCCTGAGTCGCTGCATCCTTTTCTTCTTTTCATCGGGAGGCATTTCGATAGCGGTCTTTATCGCCTCAGCAAAAGTGTCGATAGCGTAAGGATTGATTTGAATACTGCCCGAGAGTTCTTCGGCTGCGCCGGTAAATCGGCTGAGGAGCAATACACCGGATTCTTCGAAACGGGTGGCAATAAACTCCTTTGCGACCAGATTCATGCCATCGTGTAAAGAGCTAACGATGCAGATGTCCGATAAACGGTACAGGGCCTGTATACTGATCCGATTAAAGTGTGATTTTAATAATCGTATGGGTGTCCACCTGCCACAATGATATTTATGATTAATCTCGTTCATAAGGTCGTATATCGTATCGTTGTAATCGCGATAGTTCTCAATGTGGATCCGGCTTATGGTACCTGCCTGTATGAAGGTAAACTTATTCCTGTATTCAGGATATTTTTCAAGAAATCTGTCGATGGCCTTAAACCTTTCTGGAATACCCTTGGTGTAATCTACCCTGTCTAAACCAACACCTATAATCTGACCTTTTAAACCAAGTTCTTTCTTCATACGTGACATTTCATCTTCAACGTCTTTCCCCTGGGATTGCAAGTTGAGTGCATCGAAATCAATACTAATGGGAAATGGTCGGATGTGGGTCGTCTTTCCTCCTTTTGTAGCTGTAAATTTTCCATAATCTATCCTTGACTCCAGATTCCGGTCTACAGTATCGAGGAAATTGTTGCAATGGTACTGGACATGGAATCCCAGGAGGTCATTTCCGAGGAGACCTTCCAGAATTTCCTGACCCCATGGGCATATACGGAATGCCTCCCGGTTTGGCCAGGGAATATGCCAGAACTGTGCTATAAGCAAATCCGGCCTGCTTTCTTTCAGCATCTTGGGCAGTAAGGTGAAATGATAGTCTTGAATGAAAACAAACGCCTTGTCATTTCCGACTTCTTCCAGGATAACACGGGTAAATTTCTGATTTACTGCCTTGTAGCTTAACCAGTCCACTTCATTGAATTTTGGCTTGACGTATACGATATGGCAAAGAGGCCATAGTGCTTCATTGGAAAAGCCGTAGTAAAACTTCTCTTCCTCCTCACGGGTAAGCCAGACCCTGCGAAGGGTATACTGGGGGTTGCCGGGCGGCACGGCTATACGATCTTTGCAGTCTACTACCTCCTTATCGGCATCACCACTGCCATAAGCAATCCATGTCCCCCCTTCAGCCCGAATAATGGGGTCCAGTGCTGTGACCATCCCGCTGGCCGGAATAATGCATTTAATCTCCTCACCTACATAAGTATGACTATATGGCTCACGGTTGGATACAATAATAAGCTTATAATCCTTGAGCTTGGACGATATAAGTTCCTTTAGTGTCTCTTTTGTGTAAATC encodes:
- a CDS encoding trehalose-6-phosphate synthase, with amino-acid sequence MVSNREPYSHTYVGEEIKCIIPASGMVTALDPIIRAEGGTWIAYGSGDADKEVVDCKDRIAVPPGNPQYTLRRVWLTREEEEKFYYGFSNEALWPLCHIVYVKPKFNEVDWLSYKAVNQKFTRVILEEVGNDKAFVFIQDYHFTLLPKMLKESRPDLLIAQFWHIPWPNREAFRICPWGQEILEGLLGNDLLGFHVQYHCNNFLDTVDRNLESRIDYGKFTATKGGKTTHIRPFPISIDFDALNLQSQGKDVEDEMSRMKKELGLKGQIIGVGLDRVDYTKGIPERFKAIDRFLEKYPEYRNKFTFIQAGTISRIHIENYRDYNDTIYDLMNEINHKYHCGRWTPIRLLKSHFNRISIQALYRLSDICIVSSLHDGMNLVAKEFIATRFEESGVLLLSRFTGAAEELSGSIQINPYAIDTFAEAIKTAIEMPPDEKKKRMQRLRKHLLEHNVYNWGQSIVNELIKLHQ
- a CDS encoding GlsB/YeaQ/YmgE family stress response membrane protein; the protein is MFFTIWIISGIIAGWLTGLVIKGRGYSLIGFLAIGALGGIVGGWIFRMFWLLSSNWIGNIFAALIGGVILIAIVRTIRR
- the otsB gene encoding trehalose-phosphatase, coding for MKYTFDHIQTINELLRAHKKIILLTDFDGTLTPIREHPDLAVLSEEVRQILLKYSQNKTFFLGIITGRSLRQIKKLVNIPGILYAANHGIELEGPGVRFSSSEAKKARCNLWHIYMRLFKSLKHIEGVYLEDKGYTISLHYRLVKKANDVEFITKTLDSITKPYLERKILSLSTGKMVYEIRPPVKWNKATTIQWLLTNYFPLEFSGDALLVYLGDDQADIEVFTALGGKRLMIFVGTPSDTSAADYYVNSPEEVKSFLELLYKQKDEDNNEFLTESKRAI
- a CDS encoding rubredoxin → MSKWKCRMCEYVYDPEKGDPDNGVKPGTAFENLPEGWVCPSCGASKDAFDKIS